The Flavobacterium johnsoniae UW101 genomic interval TCGCCGGCTTCATTGACAGAAGTAATCACCTTCGCTTGGGCATTTATAGAAAAACCAGCCGTAAAAAAACACAAAACAATCAATATTACTTTCATATTCAATTATTTAAGATTTATATAAAAGTAAAAAAAATCGCCTTTTCTCGTTAGAAAAAAGGCGATTTTAATTTTATAACTATCTAAGGATTACTTGTTTCCTTTTTCGAAGTCAGCTACGAATTGAGCTAAACCAATATCAGTTAAAGGATGTTTCAACAATCCGTAAATTGCAGAAAGTGGTCCAGTCATAACATCAGCACCAATTTTAGCACAGTTTACAATATGCATTGTGTGACGTACTGAAGCAGCTAAAATTTGAGTTTCATAACCGTAGTTATCATACACTTCTCTAATTTCCTGAATCAGGTTTAAACCGTCAGTAGAAATATCATCTAAACGGCCTACAAACGGAGAAACATAAGTAGCTCCGGCTTTAGCAGCCAAAATAGCCTGTCCTACAGAGAAAACAAGAGTTACGTTAGTTTTAATTCCTTTATCAGAAAAATATTTTGCTGCCATAACTCCTTCTTTAGTCATAGGCAGTTTTACAACGATTTGCTCATGTAATTCAGCAAGCTCCTCACCTTCTTTAACCATTCCTTCAAAGTCAAGAGCATTAACTTCAGCACTTACATCACCTTCTACAAGATTGCAAATATCAACATAATGCTTAAGGATGTTGTTTTTTCCGGTAATACCTTCTTTCGCCATTAACGACGGATTAGTTGTTACACCATCTAAAACACCTAAAGCTTGTGCTTCTTTAATTTGAGCTAAATTAGCTGTATCAATAAAAAATTTCATAATCTATTATATTTAAATTGTGTTGATTTATTTTTTGGCGTGACCACAAGGGTCGGGCTTTCGGCTCTATCTTTTGTTCCGTTTCTCTTCACAAAAGGATAACGCCTCTATCCCTCACGCAAACTCAGCTGCAAAATTACAACTTAAAATTGCTTAGAAGAATTGTTTTTATTTAATTCTTTCAATTCATCCCTAATTTCTTCCAGAACTTTTAATGTTTCTTCTTTATAAACTTCAGAATTATTAATCTTATCACTCAAAGAACTTAAAATTCGGCGAAGCACAAACCAAATAACCAGAAAAACAATCACAGTAAAAATAGTAGGCAAAAACTCTGTAATCTTATCCATAATTCTATAACTTATAATGATTCATAAGCATTTTTTCGTAAACCTTATCCGGAAGCGCGCGTTTTAAAACAATTGAAAATTTCTGCATAAACACACCTACTTTATAATGCACTTTTGGCTTTTCTTTTTGAATGATTTTATAAATCGCTTCGGCCATTTCATTCGGGTTACTTCCTGCATCCACATGTTCGTTCATTGCAGCAAGTGTATCTCCGTACACTTTTTCGTAAGCAGAACCTTTTACAATAGGCGCGTGATAACGTCCGGAAGCAATATTAGTTGCAAAATCACCGGGAGCTACATTTGTAATTTCAATTCCAAACTGCTTTACCTCCATTCTCAAAGCTTCAGTAATCAATTCTAAAGCTCCTTTTGAAGCCGAATACACACTTCGGTAAGGAAGTCCCATATAAGCGGCAATAGAAGTAATATTAATAATTAAACCTGATTTTTGTTCGCGCATTTTTGGCAGAACAGCTTTCATAACTTCAATTGGACCGAAAAAATTCGTTTCAAAGTTGTTCTTAATTTCCTCCATCGGAATTTCTTCTAATGGTCCCGTGATTCCAACTCCGGCATTGTTAATGACAATGTCCAGTCTGCCCGAAGTTTCGATAATCTTACTGACAGCCGATTTAATCGAATCAGCATTTCGAACGTCTAAAGCCACAAGAGGAAAAATAGAATTCAAGACTTTTTCAGGATTTCGGCTCGTTCCATACACGACAAAACCTTTTTTATGCAAAAATTCACCAATAGATTTTCCAATCCCTGAAGATCCTCCGGTAATTAAAACAACTTTATTCATTTTTGGGTTATGAGTTATAAGTTATGAATTTTGAGTTTTTAGTTCAATGAAGAGAAATTTTTCAGCCTGACATTTAACTTCTAACTCAACGAAAGGTCCAAAAATAAAAAAATCCTCCCGAAGGAAGACTACTTTTATACAAATTCTAAAAAATAAAAAGTGGCAAGCGACCTACATCGCACCGCTCAACCGCGTACCCTTGCTATGTTCCCATCCTGGGGGAGTCTGCAGGAGCTGGTCGTGTAGGACTTGCCGGTGCAAATATACAATCTTTTTATATTTTTGCAAGAGCTTTGCTGCTATAAAAATATCATCGTATATTGGCTTATTCAAATTTTAAACTATGAAAAAATATAACTTCCTAGCTGTCATTTTATTAGGAATCACATTAATTGGATGCAAAGGCACAAAAAAAGGTGAAAATTCTTTATTTACCATTGATGATTCTGCTTTTCCTGCCCATTTTTTACCAAAAGAATCAGTTTCAATCGGAATTTTGAACCCAAATTCTAAAGAAATTGACAGCATAGTTTACTTCGTTAACGACAAAAAAGTAGGAAACACAAAAGGAGCCGAAAAATTTAAATTTGACTTAAAAGATCAAAAACTAGGTTATCAATACTTAAAAGCAACTGCTTATTTTGGCGGAGACTCTTCTGATGCTACTAAAAGAATTGAAGTCGTTTCTGATATCGAACCTAAATTATTAAAGTATAAAGTAGTTAATACTTTCCCTCATGACACTACTGCGTTTACAGAAGGCTTAGAATTCCATGATGGCCTTTTATTTGAAAGTACTGGTCAAAAAGAAAACTCATATTTCAGGTCTGTTGATTATAAAACAGGAAAAGTAATTAAGCAAGTTGACCTTCCTAAGGAATATTTTGGCGAAGGAATAACTTTTATAAATAATAAAATTTATCAGTTAAGCTGGCAGGAAAAAACCGGTTTTATCTATGATGCAAAAACTTTTAAACTAGAGAAAACTTTCAAATACGACAAAGATATTGAAGGCTGGGGAATGACACATGATGATAAATACATTTACCATTCAGACGGGACTGAGAAAATCTGGAAAATGGATCCAAATACTCAAAAATTAATTGATTATATAAATGTATATTCTGGTTCTTCAAAAATTAAATCTATTAATGAATTAGAATTAATTAACGGGAAGTTTTATGTAAACGTTTGGCAAAAAGATGCAATTGCTGTCGTAAATCCAACTTCTGGTTCAGTAGAAGGAATATTAGACCTTTCAGGTTTACGTAAATTTGTTAAAGCAAAAAATGCAGAAGTTTTAAACGGAATAGCTTACAACCCACAAACCAAAACAATTTTTGTTACAGGGAAATATTGGGACAAATTGTTTGAAATAACAGTTTCTGAATAAAAACACAAAAGAATTAAAAATACGAATTTCACAGATTTCACGGATTAGTTCGTGATAATTTGTGAAATTTGTGTTTTATAACACTATCTATAATGATTACATTAATAAAAAACATACAGGAACTGCTCCAAGTACGCCAAACATCAATTTCTAAAGTTTCGGGAGCTGAAATGGCAGAGCTTCCTACAATTAAAAATGCCTTTTTAGTAATAAAAGATGATCTTATTGCTGATTTTGGATCTATGGAAAACCTTCCAGAAATTAAAGCAGACAGCATTATCAATGCTTCCGGACGTGTTGTTCTTCCTGCCTGGTGCGACAGCCATACGCATATTGTGTATGCGGGAAACCGCGAACAGGAATTTGTAGACCGCATAAACGGATTTACTTATGAAGAAATTGCCAATCGTGGCGGCGGAATTTTAAATTCGGCTAAAAAATTAAATGAAACTTCTGAAGAAGAAATTTACGAACAATCAAAAATTCGTCTGGAAGAAGTCATGCGTTTAGGAACCGGAGCTGTCGAAATAAAATCAGGTTACGGATTAACTGTTGAAGGCGAATTAAAAATGCTTCGTGTGATAAAAAAACTGGCAGAAAATTATCCAATTTCAATAAAAGCTACTTTTTTGGGCGCACATGCTTTCCCAACGCATTATAAAGAAAACAAGGCAGGTTATATTGATGAAATCATCACTAAAATGCTTCCTGAAATTGCACAAAACAAACTGGCAGATTATGTAGATGTTTTCTGCGAAAGCGGTTATTTCTCTGTTGAAGAAACAGAAAAAATCATGCAGGCGGGAATTGATTTTGGTTTAAAACCAAAAATTCACGTTAATCAATTTAATTCTATCGGCGGTATTCAGTCTGGAGTTAAATTTAACGCACTTTCTGTAGATCATCTTGAAATAATGAATCCAGAAGACATTGAAGCCTTAAAAGGCACCGAAACGATGCCTGTCGCATTACCTTCATGTTCTTATTTCTTAAGCATTCCGTACACACCAGCACGCGAAATGATTAAAGCAGGATTACCTTTGGCACTTGCAACCGATTTCAATCCTGGTTCTACTCCATCCGGGAACATGAATTTTGTTGTAGCTACAGCTTGTATTAAAATGAAAATGACTCCTGAAGAAGCAATAAACGCGGCAACAATTAACGGCGCTTATGCAATGGGACTTTCAGAAACTCACGGAAGTATTACAAAAGGCAAAAAAGCCAATTTAATTATAACTAAACCTATTTCATCTTACTACCAAATTCCTTATGCTTTTGGAAGTAATTTAATTGAAGATGTTTTAATTGACGGTCAAATTATATAATAAAATTAATCCTTTTCAAAATTATTTAACCCACAGCTCAAAACTGTGGGTTATTTTTTACTGCAATGTTTAAAATCGGTGCAAATACCATAAGTTTTACAAAGATTTAGTCCATAAAAAAAGGCCTGTGAAATCACAGACCTTTAATATCAAAGTGGTATTTTTACTTCTTTGGCACAATTATCTTAAACTAAAACTAGTTTTAGAAACTAATTCGTCATTATCAAAAACATTGATAAAATAAGTTCCTTTAGCGAAATCTTTTCCAGGAAGATCTTCAGTAACGTTTACAGATTTGTTTTCATACTTTACAGTAGTTTTAAAGCTGTATGTTAAAGAGTTATCTCCAAAGCTTTCTGTTTTTTTCTCGCCCAAAACGTTGTTTTTTGCATCAATAACCTGAACATAATATGTTTTATCTCCAGATTTAGCAATTTGGTTTTCAGCAATAGTAAAACTTACTTTTAAGATATCAGCACGGCTTGCTTTATCTGTTTCAATTTGTTTTCCAGAGCTTTTCAATTTATAAGCAGAAGTTTTAGTGTTCAAAATTGATAATTTAGAACCTCTTTCAACTGTTTTTGCAAGCTCTTCATTTTGTCCTACAAGTACTTCGTTGTATTTTTTAGACTCTCCTAACACAGTAATTGTACTATCTCTCTGAACTGTTAAAACACCATTTTGTTTTTTCAATTCGTCGTTTTCAGCAACTAGAGTTTTCATTTTACCCTGCATTGCCTGTACCTGAGCTCTGTATTTAGAAACATCACCTTTAGATTTATTCAAATCATCCATCAAAGCGACAACTTTATCTCTTTCCTGAATTAATTCGTCTGACATTGATGTGTTTTCAGCAATTGCAGCATCATAAGTTGCTTTCAATTCCTGTAAATCTTTCATTACAGACTCTTTTTCTGTCATTGTAGTTGTAAGTTCTGTCTTAACTACATCAGTATCAGAAGATAATTTAAAAATATACACTAAGCTACCAATCAGTAGGACTGCTAAAACCGCTATAATCGCTTTTAGACTTGAATTGTTGTTGTTCTTTGGGTTTTCCATATTTAATAATTTTCTTTAATAACAAATTTAAGAATTAATATATGTTAATAACGTAAGTTGTTACAATTATATTATTTTTGGAAAATAAATTTTTTTCATGGAGAAATTGATTCCTTTTACTGTCAATGATTTGGCAAAAGTCACAAATCATCGTAGTGGTGAAATAAAATTCGGAGAAAAAATGATTGTTTTGCCGAAAGACGCAGACAAAATCAAATTTTTACAAGAATCTGAGGCGAAGTATGTTCTTTTGGGAATTCCGGAAGACATTGGTGTACGTGCGAATTATGGAAGACCCGGAACAGCATCAGCGTGGGAAAACGCTATTAAAAGTATTGCAAATATTCAGCATAACCGCTTTTCAAAAGGCAGCCAGATTATAGTTTTAGGACAGCTTGATGTTTCTGCAGAAATGCGTGACGTCGAAAACTTAGATTTTAATGACATTGACGACCGCTCTAAACTAAGCCAGCTGGTAGAAAAAATCGACAAAGAAGTTTCGCATATTATATTTACTATAATGAAAGCCGGCAAAACTCCTATTATTATTGGAGGCGGACATAATAATGCTTACGGAAATATTAAAGGTTCGGCTTTAGCCAAAGGAAAACCAATAAATGCCGTAAATTTTGATGCGCATTCTGATTTTAGAATTCTGGAAGGACGCCACAGCGGCAACGGGTTTTCGTATGCGTATGAAGAAGGTTTTCTAAAAAAATATTTTATTTTCGGACTTCACGAAAACTACACTTCAAAAAGTGTTTTAGACCTTATTAAAAAACTGGAAGACCGCGTGCGTTATAACACTTATGACAGCGTAAATATTCGTAAGGAAAAAGATTTTACCCGCGAAATGGCTCTTGCGCTAGAGTTTATAAAAACAGATGCTTTTGGAATTGAGATTGATCTCGACGCTATTCCTAATATTGCCAGCAGTGCTATGACAATCAGCGGGTTTTCGGTAGAAGAATTACGTCAGTTTATTTCGTTTTTCGGACAGCATAAAAATGCTGCGTATTTACATATCTGTGAAGGTGCTCCAGATTTAGCCGATTCTCCAAATAACAATTTAATTGGAAAATTAATTGGGTATTTAGTAACTGATTTTATAAAAGCAAATAACGAAAAAGAGAAATTAGCTTGAAGAACAGGCGGCCTAAAACCACACATTTTCCAAATAATACAAGATTCAAACAGCCGATTGACTGAATAAACCTATCTTTGCACAGAATTTAGTACTTAAAACTAAAATTCTTAATTACTAAGATATGTTATTCGAAGATTTATCACTCTCAAAAAGTATACAAAAAGCCGTATTTGAAGAAGGCTATTTAAATCCCACTCCTATTCAGGAAAAATCTATTCCGATTGTTTTAGCCGGAAGGGATTTAATTGGCTGCGCGCAGACAGGAACAGGAAAAACAGCGGCATTTGCGATTCCAATTATACATCAATTACACCGAATTGTAGGTTCATCAAAAAAAGCCAAACAAATTCGCGCACTTATTGTAACGCCTACGCGTGAACTAGCGGTACAGATTGGGCAGAGTTTTGACACGTATTCTAAATATACCAATTTAACGCAATTAACTATTTTTGGCGGTGTTTCTCAAAACCCTCAGGTTGATGCTTTAAAAAATGGTGTTGATGTTTTGGTGGCAACTCCGGGCCGATTATTAGATTTACACAAACAAGGTTTTCTTGATTTAAATCATCTGCATACCTTGGTTTTAGATGAAGCAGATCAAATGCTGGATATGGGTTTTATAAACGATGTAAAAAAGATTGTAAAACTTACGCCAAAAAACAGACAAACTTTATTATTCTCTGCAACAATGCCTCTTGCAATTCGCGAATTGGCAGAAATGTTCTTGCAGGATCCTGAAAAAGTTGAAGTTTCTCCGGTTTCATCAACTGCAGAAAATGTAGAACAGCGTGTTTATTTTGTTGACAAAACAGAAAAAAGAAACCTGCTTTATCGTTTAATTAAGGAAGAAAATTTATCAAACGTACTGGTTTTTTCGAGAACCAAACATGGTGCAGATAATGTTGTAAAAGCGCTTCGCAAAAAAAATATACCGGCAGAAGCCATTCACGGAGACAAATCGCAAAATGCGAGACAGCGTGTTCTGGATGCTTTTAAAAATAAAGAAGTCGGCGTTCTGGTTGCTACAGATATTGCAGCAAGAGGAATCGATATTGAACAGCTGCCTTATGTTATCAATTTTGATTTACCAAACATTCCTGAAACTTATGTACACCGAATTGGCCGTACAGGACGTGCAGGAAACGGCGGTATTGCAATATCTTTCTGCGGTAAAGACGAAGAGCCTTACTGGAAGGATATTAAGAAATTAATAAAAGTAGATGTAAAAATTATTACAGATCATCCTTACCCATGGCATTCAGGAAGTCCTGAAGCAGGAGAAAAACCTAAAAATTCAAACAGAAGCGGCGGTGCTCACAAATCGAGAAAATCAAGTGCTTCAAAACAAAATAAAAAACGCTGGTATTAAAAACCAGCGTTTTTCGCTTCTATTATTAAGTAATTTATAATCTTAAACAATTTTACAGGCTCAAAAGGCTTTACAATAATATCATTCATTCCTGATGAAAGTGCCTCATCTGTAATTTCGTCTTTATCAAAAGCAGTCAACGCCACTATAGGCGTTTTTACCCCTAACAGCCGAATGCGTTTTGTAGCTTCAAAACCATTCATTAACGGCATATTAATATCCATTAAAATAAGATCAAATCTTTCTTTCTCTAATATTGTAAGCGCTCCAAAACCGTCATCAACGACTTTGCAGACAAAATTATTTTTTTCGATAATCTTTTTAGTAACCAGCTGGTTAATTAGATTATCTTCTACAATAAGAATTTTATAAATTTCGCTTGATGTTAAATCCACCTCTATATCTTCAATTATTTTTTTTGTTTTTTGAGGATCATGTTCAAACGGAATTACAAATGAAAATGCAGTTCCTGCACCTAAATCACTTTCCAGCGTAATTGTACTTCCAAAAAGCCCCAATAATCGTTTTACTATACTTAAACCTAATCCCGTTCCCTGATAATCTTCATCTTTTCGTCCTACCTGAACGAATTTTTCGAATATTTTATTTTGATCTACAGCCGCAATTCCAACTCCGTTATCTCTTATCAAAAAATCCAGATAGTATAATTTCCCTTCTATCTTATGTAGTTTAACGATAATATCAACTTCCCCGTTTTTTGTAAACTTTAGCGCATTGCTCACTAAATTCATTAAAATCTGACCCAGTCGAAGTTTATCACCAATTAAATACTCCGGAATATAATCGTCTATTTCAACATTAATTTTGTTATTATTTTTTTGGGATAGAAAAGAAAGTGAATTTTTGATCATTGTTATTTCATCCGAAATATTAAATGTCAAGCTTTCTAAAACTACTTTGTTTTCTTCAATTTTATTAATTTGAAGAATATCGTTAACTAAGGAAAGTAAATATCGTGCCGAAAATTTTAAAGCACTTAAATGCTGGCTCTGCGATAATTCTTTGTGTTCTTCAAGAAGCATATTTGTTATTCCTACCACACCATACAGTGGTGTACGCAATTCGTGGCTTATAGTCGAAATAAATTGGGTTTTGAGTAATGAGGCTTCTTCTGCAATTTCTTTTGCCTCTAAGAGCTCTAAATTGTGTTTTTTCTTAAATCCTATATTCTTAATCAGCGTTACAATTAAAAAAAGTAAGATTAGAGATGTGAGTATAAACAGGATTACGATAATTCTTGATTTTTTAAGACTTTGAGACTGTGATGTTTTTTCATTTTCAATTTTGTCAATCTGTCTTTTATATTCATCCAGCTCTAAATTGAATCCGGCAATTGATGCTTTTTTTAATTTTTCCTGATTATAAAGTTCCTCTGTAATTTCATTAAACTTTACAAGATGCTTATAAGCCTCTTTATAATTCTTTATTTTGGTTAAGAATTTTGAATATTCTAAATGTGTATAAGACAAATCCGATTTTTCATCGCTGTTTTCTCCGGCGGCAATTGCTTTTAAAAAATAAGAATTAGCGGCTGTATTTTCGTTTTTGTAACTAGAATACATTCCATTCAGCATATACACAATAATTTCTGTGGAAGCATCTCCGTATTTTTCAACATGATCGCCAACAAATTTTAAGTACGGATATCCTGCATCAAATCTTCCAATATCAAAATAAGCCCAGGCAATATTGACATTGGTAAAATAAATCTGATCGCTGTTGTTTGTTTTTAAACTGTAAGCAATTGATTTTTGGTAATAATCTATCCCTTTATCAAACTGCTTTTTTTCGAAACAATAAATGTTTCCTATATTGTTGTGAAGACTGTACTTTAACGAATCGTTGTCTGTTTTATTTGCGTAGTATAAACCTTTATTGTAAAAGAAAAGAGCTTTATCAATTTCTGATAATTCGTTATAATTTCCGGCAATAACTTTGTATGCCTTTGCAATTAAATTATCATTTTTTGCTGCTGTGGCATAATTTAATGCTACACGTGAAGTAATGAGAGATCTTTCGAAATTGGAGTCTTTAAAATCATCCCAGGCCTCCTTAATTAATCTGTTTATCCGGGCTTCTGAAACCGGTTCAGATTGTGCTACGGCAAAATTGCTGAAACAATTCAGAAATAGCAGTGTAAATAAAAAAATCCGTATGTGGGGCATCAATCGGCTAATTTTATCAAATATACACTTAAAAATAAAAAAAAGCCGTATTTCCTATAAAAATACAGCTTTTCTTTTCGGTTATCTTGTATTGTTTTCTCTAAAAAAAACAATTAGTTTTCTATTACATTTTCGGCAGTATCATTGCCTTCCCACTGCCCTACAACCGAAGTTGCCAAAGCATTTCCTAAAACATTGGTTGCGCTTCTAAACATATCGCAGAAATGGTCAATTGGTAAAATTAAAGCAATACCTTCAACCGGAATATCAAACATACCACAGGTAGCAGCAACAACAACTAAACTTGCTCTTGGCACTCCCGCAATTCCTTTACTCGTAAGCATTAAAACCAACAGCATTGCCATTTGAGTTCCTAAATCTAAATGTACATTATAAAACTGTGCAATAAAAATACTCGCAAAAGTCATGTACATCATACTGCCGTCCAAATTGAAAGAATAGCCAAGCGGCAGCATAAAAGAAACGATTCTGTCTTTTACACCAAAACTTTCTAATTCTTCTGTTAATTTAGGAAAAACAGCTTCTGAACTTGTTGTACCAAAAGCAATTGCCAAAGGTCCAATGATTCGTCTTAAAAGCTCAACCATTCTTCTTCCTAAGAAAATAAAACCTACTGCAATTAACACAACCCATAAAGTTCCAATTCCTAATAAAAATGATCCGAAAAACTTGAAATACGTAATTAATAATTCTTCGGCATCACGAATGGCAAAAACCGCTGCAATGGCTCCAAAAACTCCAATTGGAGCGAAGTTCATTACATAATTTACCATTTTAAGAACGATATGCGAGATTTTATCTAAAGCTCCAATTACCGGTTTTACAGTGTTACCTAAAGACGCAGCCGCTAATCCGAAGAAAATAGAAAATATTACAATTTGTAGAATTTCGTTGGTTGCCATTGCTTCAATAATACTTTTTGGAACAATATGCTCAACGAAGTTTTCAAATGATAAGTTTTGAGTTTTAGCGGTTACTTCAGATGCCGAAGCCATATCTACATGGCTTAATTTTAAACCTACTCCAGGCTCTAAAATATTTACATAAAATAACCCAATTAACAATGAGATAAAAGAAGCTGTAAAAAACCATCCAAGCGCTTTTCCTCCAATTCTTCCTACTGTTTTTATATCTCCCAGTTTTGCAATTCCCACAATTAAAGTGGTAAAAACCAAAGGAGAAATAATCATTTGCACCAAACGGATAAAAATAGTCGCAAGCATTTTAATTTTTGTGCTGAATGACTGCGCTGCTTCAGGTGAAATTGAGTTATGCAGAATAATTCCCAGCGTTGCGCCAAGAACCATTGCAATTAAAATCTGCCCTGTAAGTCCTGTTAAAAATGATTTTTTCTTAGTTTCTGTTACTTGCATTAATTTGTTTTTTAATTATTAAAATATAAGACCCTCACTGCCTTACTTTTATTAATATGTTTTGTTGATTAAATAAAAATCTGCCAAAACAATCGCAGCCATCGCCTCAACGATTGGTACTGCACGAGGCACCACGCACGGATCATGACGTCCTTTTCCGGTCATTGGTGTAATATTACCTTTATTATCTAAAGAATCCTGAGTCTGCATAATAGTCGCAACAGGTTTAAAAGCAACTCTGAAATAAATATCCATTCCGTTGCTTATTCCGCCCTGGATTCCTCCTGAAAGATTTGTTTTTGTCGTTCCGTCCGGATTGTATAAATCGTTGTGTTCGCTTCCTTTCATTTCAGAACCAGAGAAACCGCTTCCGTATTCAAAACCTTTTACGGCATTGATAGAAAGCATTGCTTTTCCTAATTCAGCATGTAATTTATCAAAAACAGGCTCGCCTAAACCAACGGGTACATTTTGAATTACACACGAAACAACTCCTCCTACAGTATCTCCTTGTTTGCGGATATCACGAATATATTCTTCCATAATAGCTGCTGATTTTTCATCAGGGCAGCGAACCGGATTGCTTTCGATTTTAGAAAAATCTAAATCCTGATAAGGTGTATCTAAATGAATAGGACCTACAGAAGAAACATAAGCATTAATTTTAATTTCTGGAAGCATTTGTTTTGCAATAGCTCCTGCTACTACTCTGCTGGCTGTTTCACGTGCAGAACTTCTTCCGCCTCCGCGATAATCACGAAAACCGTATTTTTGGTCATATACATAATCAGCATGACTTGGTCTGTAATTATCTTTTATATGAGAGTAATCATCTGATTTTTGATTGGTATTCGGAATAATAAAACCAATTGGGGTTCCTGTAGTTTTTCCTTCAAATATTCCTGATAGAAACTGAACCGCGTCTGGTTCTTTTCTTTGTGTTACGATAGCCGATTGTCCTGGTTTTCTACGGGACATTTCAACTTCTATCGCTTCGAAATCAAGTTCTATTCCTGATGGACATCCGTCTATAATACCGCCTAGAGCTTCACCATGAGATTCTCCAAATGTAGTAACTTTATATAGGGTGCCGTAGCTGTTTCCTGCCATTGTAAATTGTTTTGAGCAAATGTAAGTTTTATGAATTAAATTAAAAAATTAAAAATTGGTAATATTAATTAAAGATTAAACAGTTTAAAAATCACAATTTATTAAAATTGACCTCAAATTAGTAACCTTTTCATAAAATAAATCCAGCAAGATTTTCTTTCATTTGTGGAACTTCAAATTAAGAAAAATTGAAAAAACGAAATGTCGAATTGGTCATTATTTCTGATGTCCATTTAGGAACTTACGGAAGTCACGCCAAAGAGCTAAACAACTACTTATCAAGCATTAAACCCAAAACCTTAGTCCTAAACGGAGATATTATTGATGCCTGGCAGTTTAGAAAATCTTATTTCCCAAAAGCCCATTTAAGAGTTATTCAACGCATTATAGGGATGGCTTCAAAAGGTACAAAAGTGTATTATATTACCGGAAATCACGATGAGATTCTTCGTAAATTCAGTGATATGAACATGGGTAATTTTTCTTTGGTCGATAAATTAGTTTTAGAATTAGACGACAAAAAGGCGTGGATTTTTCATGGAGATGTTTTTGATGCTTCTGTACAACATTCTAAATGGATCGCAAAACTGGGAGGTTTAGGTTATGACTACTTAATCCTTATGAACCGATTTGCAAACTGGTGTCTTGCAAAATTAGGACGCGAGCCTTATTCATTTTCTAAAA includes:
- a CDS encoding response regulator, with the translated sequence MPHIRIFLFTLLFLNCFSNFAVAQSEPVSEARINRLIKEAWDDFKDSNFERSLITSRVALNYATAAKNDNLIAKAYKVIAGNYNELSEIDKALFFYNKGLYYANKTDNDSLKYSLHNNIGNIYCFEKKQFDKGIDYYQKSIAYSLKTNNSDQIYFTNVNIAWAYFDIGRFDAGYPYLKFVGDHVEKYGDASTEIIVYMLNGMYSSYKNENTAANSYFLKAIAAGENSDEKSDLSYTHLEYSKFLTKIKNYKEAYKHLVKFNEITEELYNQEKLKKASIAGFNLELDEYKRQIDKIENEKTSQSQSLKKSRIIVILFILTSLILLFLIVTLIKNIGFKKKHNLELLEAKEIAEEASLLKTQFISTISHELRTPLYGVVGITNMLLEEHKELSQSQHLSALKFSARYLLSLVNDILQINKIEENKVVLESLTFNISDEITMIKNSLSFLSQKNNNKINVEIDDYIPEYLIGDKLRLGQILMNLVSNALKFTKNGEVDIIVKLHKIEGKLYYLDFLIRDNGVGIAAVDQNKIFEKFVQVGRKDEDYQGTGLGLSIVKRLLGLFGSTITLESDLGAGTAFSFVIPFEHDPQKTKKIIEDIEVDLTSSEIYKILIVEDNLINQLVTKKIIEKNNFVCKVVDDGFGALTILEKERFDLILMDINMPLMNGFEATKRIRLLGVKTPIVALTAFDKDEITDEALSSGMNDIIVKPFEPVKLFKIINYLIIEAKNAGF
- a CDS encoding dicarboxylate/amino acid:cation symporter, with the translated sequence MQVTETKKKSFLTGLTGQILIAMVLGATLGIILHNSISPEAAQSFSTKIKMLATIFIRLVQMIISPLVFTTLIVGIAKLGDIKTVGRIGGKALGWFFTASFISLLIGLFYVNILEPGVGLKLSHVDMASASEVTAKTQNLSFENFVEHIVPKSIIEAMATNEILQIVIFSIFFGLAAASLGNTVKPVIGALDKISHIVLKMVNYVMNFAPIGVFGAIAAVFAIRDAEELLITYFKFFGSFLLGIGTLWVVLIAVGFIFLGRRMVELLRRIIGPLAIAFGTTSSEAVFPKLTEELESFGVKDRIVSFMLPLGYSFNLDGSMMYMTFASIFIAQFYNVHLDLGTQMAMLLVLMLTSKGIAGVPRASLVVVAATCGMFDIPVEGIALILPIDHFCDMFRSATNVLGNALATSVVGQWEGNDTAENVIEN
- the aroC gene encoding chorismate synthase, whose amino-acid sequence is MAGNSYGTLYKVTTFGESHGEALGGIIDGCPSGIELDFEAIEVEMSRRKPGQSAIVTQRKEPDAVQFLSGIFEGKTTGTPIGFIIPNTNQKSDDYSHIKDNYRPSHADYVYDQKYGFRDYRGGGRSSARETASRVVAGAIAKQMLPEIKINAYVSSVGPIHLDTPYQDLDFSKIESNPVRCPDEKSAAIMEEYIRDIRKQGDTVGGVVSCVIQNVPVGLGEPVFDKLHAELGKAMLSINAVKGFEYGSGFSGSEMKGSEHNDLYNPDGTTKTNLSGGIQGGISNGMDIYFRVAFKPVATIMQTQDSLDNKGNITPMTGKGRHDPCVVPRAVPIVEAMAAIVLADFYLINKTY
- a CDS encoding UDP-2,3-diacylglucosamine diphosphatase, which gives rise to MKKRNVELVIISDVHLGTYGSHAKELNNYLSSIKPKTLVLNGDIIDAWQFRKSYFPKAHLRVIQRIIGMASKGTKVYYITGNHDEILRKFSDMNMGNFSLVDKLVLELDDKKAWIFHGDVFDASVQHSKWIAKLGGLGYDYLILMNRFANWCLAKLGREPYSFSKKIKASVKKAVKFISDFETTATDLAIEKNYDYVICGHIHEPKILTKENKHGSTLYLNSGDWVENLTALEYHKKRWKLYSYTHSNFTEEENLFEMEDILTSQLISNIILKK